The DNA window AGATTATTCATCTGCATCTTATCTTTTAGCTGCAATAGCTATTTTGGGTGGAGAAGCTAAAATTTTTAACTTATTTAAAGATTCAAAACAGGGAGATAAAGTTATTCTAGATATCATCAGGGATATGGGAGCAGACATTGAGGTTCATGAGGATTATGTTAAAATATCTTCGGATGGTAATCTAAAAGCTATTGATGTTAATTTAAGTGACTCTCCTGACTTGCTTATTACTGTTGCTGTACTAGCCAGTTTGGCTGAAGGAACTTCTAAAATTACTGGAGTGGCACATGCAAGAGTTAAAGAAACAGATAGGATAGCTACAACATGTAGTGAACTTAAGAAATTAAACTGTAATGTAGTTGAGCATGAAGATGGAATGACTATTGAAGGTGGAATATCTTCAGGTGTTGTGGATTCTCATGGTGATCACAGGTTGGCTATGGCATTTTCACTAGCTGGATTAAAGGAAGATGTTGAAATCACCAATGGGGAAGTCTTTGATGTGTCTTTTCCAAATTTTATAGGTGCTATGGCAGAATTGGGTATTGAATTGGAGTTAAATTGAGGCTATAATATGTCTGATTATTCAAAAGAGGAAAAATCACTTTTAATAGTTGAAAAACTTAATGAAGTCTTTGATGTAAGGGTTTTTGAGGATAAAGATCCTTATAGGGTACTTGTTAGAACAATTTTATCTCAGAGAACACGGGATGAGAATACAGACCAGGCAACAAATAACCTTTTTTCCAAATATAAAGATATTTATGAAGTGGCTGATGCACCAACTGAAGATGTTGAAGAACTTATTAGATGTTCTGGTTTTTATAGAGTTAAAGCAGGAAGAATTAAAGAAGTTTCAAGGATATTAATCGATCAGTATGGTGGAGAAGTTCCTAATAATATGAAAGAGTTGTTGGAGCTTCCAGGAGTTGGACGTAAAACTGCTAATTGTGTTTTAGTATATGCATTTGAAGAGCCAGCTATTCCTGTAGATACTCATGTTCATAGAATTTCTAATAGATTGGGACTTGTAAATACTAAAGATCCTGAGGACACTGAAAAGGAATTGGATAATTTTGTTCCTGAGGATATTAAAATTCTTTTAAATGATTTAATGGTTCAATTTGGTCAAAATATTTGCAAACCAATATCTCCTCAATGTGAAATCTGCCCATTAGATGAGCTATGTGATAAGAATATTTAATGCTAAAAGTTTTATACTATTAAAACAAATGTATCTTATACTTAAATTGATTATTTTTAGCTTTTAAAATTAATTTTTATAGGTGATTATATGAAACCACCATGTGAATTAGTAGTATGGTATGTTTTACCTGCAATACGCTCTGAATTAGCTAAATCATTGCTTTCTTTAGGTATGAAACAAAAAGATGTTTCTGAACTTATGGATATTACTCAACCAGCTGTATCTCAGTATATAACTGATAAAAGAGGGTCTGGAATAAAATTTAATGATGAAGTTAATTCATTAATTAATGATTTTGCATCTGAGCTTTATTCTGGTGAAGCTAAAAAATCAGATATTATTAGTAAAACCTGTTTTATATGTAAGCAGATTAAAACTAGTGATATTATAGAACAATTAAATATTGACAAGTCTGAATTAGGTGATGACTGTAAGGCTTGTATTGATTCTGAGAATTTATAATCTTTAAAAAAAGTAATTTAAAGGAGATTATAAGTTTTCTCCTATTTTTTTAATTTCAGCTATTGCATCAGCAAGGTCTTCTTTATCTCCTTTTCCAGTAGTTCCTTTAGCTACTACAGATCCAATAACTTCCATTCCCATGTATCCAAATGGCATTCCAGCTAATCCATCAACATAACCTTGGAAAGCATCAGTTGGGTTTGCTTGGGTTGCAATAACAATTACTTTAGTTCCTTCTAAGCTTTTATCTGAATTTTGAGAGATTTGGTAGAATCTGTCAACAAAGGTTTTTGCTTGTGCAGTCATTTGACCATAGTAAATAGGTGTTGCAAAAACAAGTAAGTCTGCTTCTTGTAATTCATCCATAGCTTTGTTTAAATCATCGTCTCTAACACAGTCTCCTTTTTGACATCCAAGACATGCTTTACAGAAGTTAATATTAGATTCTTCTAAAAAGTAGTTACTTACTTCACCATCAATTTCAGCTATTAATTCGTTAATTAAAGTTTCACAGTTTCCACCTTTTCTAGGACTTCCATTTATTACAACAGTTTTCATATTTAACTACTCTCCTTGTTTTTATACATTACTATTTGATTTTTATGTTATATATATAATTTCCATATTGATATTTAAATTAAAATAGTTTTTTTAGATTAAATCATATAACTAATATGTATTAGATGCTCAATTTGATTTAAAGGATTAAGTGATTAAAGTGATATATAAAAAAACATATGATTCTCCGTTAGGTATTATTAATATGAGAAGTGATGGTGAGTATTTAACTGGTTTATGGTTTGATGGTTCAAGAGATGATAAAAAACACAATTATCAGGGTGTTTTTAAAGATTTAGATATATTTGATGAAACTATAGATTGGTTAAATAGCTATTTTGATGGTAATAATCCAGATTTCACACCAAAATATAAATTGGAAAATTTAACACCCTTTAGAGAGGAAGTTTTTGATATAATGAATAAAATTCCATATGGTGAGGTTATTACATATAATGATATTGCCTGTGAAGTAGCTAGTAAAAGAGGGATAAAGAAAATGTCTGCTCAGGCTGTTGGTGGAGCAGTAGGTTGGAATCCAATTTGCATTATCATTCCATGCCATAGAGTTGTTGGTTCAAATGGTAGCTTAACAGGTTATGGTGGTGGAATTGAAAATAAGATAGGGCTTTTAAAATTAGAAGGAATTGATTTATCTAAATTTTCTATTCCTAAAAAAGGGAATGCATTATAAGGAGATTAATTTTATAGGTTTAAAATCTTGCTGTACTCATATCTCCCATTGTAAACTGGGATTTTTGAGAGCCCACTATATCTCCTGTAGGGTTAATCACTTCAATTTGAATATCTGTGACATTAGCTAGTTCTTTTGTTGTATAGGAACCTGTAACATCAAAGGTACCATCATCATATTTGTATATATAAGCTTCTACAGCTGTTATGACTTCAGAACCATTATAAAAAGTTATTTTAGCATCATATTCCTCTAAATCCATACTTAAATCTGAAGGATAGATGTTAGCATTTACATAGTACCAGTATTCTAGGTTTCCAGTTTCAGTAAGATTAGCTGTTGTGTAATTTACTTCATTTGTGGCATAAGATTCTGTTTGAGTTACACTGATTGTAACTTTTTCTACAACATCACTTCCACTTGGCATAAAACTCATTGCAGCTATTATAATAATTAAACCAATAGCTATTAATCCTACAATTCCTACAGTTTTAGTATTTACTCCTGAATCAGGTTTTGAGGATTGTTTATTTGTTGGATCAATTTTTATTTTTTTAGAATTATTTTTAGTGCTTTTTGAGTTGTTATTTTCCTTTGAAAAAGGTGTTGCTTCTATTTTATCCTTTGAATTAATCTCTGTTAATGAACAACCACACTTTGTGCAAAATTTAGCTATGTCTTCTAATTGAGCACCGCATTTTGGACATTTTTTACTCATATTAATTCACTATTGGATAATATTGATTTTAATAGTATATACTTGTTATTAAATAGTTATGATTTAACAAAAGAAGTGATTAATTTAAAGTGTATTGATTTAATAAAAAAAAAGAAAAAAAGAAGGGAGTTTAGTTACTCCAAAGACCATGGAGGTTACATAAAGCTTTTGCAACAACATCATCTGCAGCATCTACAATGAAAGTTGCTTTAGGTTCATCTCCAGGTTTTAATTGTTTGAGATATTTTTCATCCCCAACAGTTAATTCGATAAATTGGATGTAGTGATCATCATCCATTGGGTGTTGTACTTCTCCAACACATACAGTTACTTTGTCTCCGTCAATTTCAACTACTGGAGCATGTTTAGGTGCTTTTTCTCCTTCTGTTTGGATTTCCATTAAGTCCATAGCTTGTCCACAGCAGGTAAGTTCTCCTGCTCCATTTTCAACTACTTCAACAAAGTTTCCACATACATTACATTTATAAAATTCACCAATGTTAGTCATATATAACACAACCTATTAATTTTATTAATTAACAATAGTATTTAAAAACTATATAATTATTTCGTTTATTTTAAAACAATTTATTTAATGTTATAAAATTAAATGAATATTTTTCCTTTATTTTAACAAATATTGATTTTAAGTTGATATTTTTATAAATAATTATTATAATTTATTTATTTTTTAATTTAAACCTTATTTTGTTATTTTTTATATTTTTTCATATAGCAACTATTTAATATATGAAATATAAATAATGATATTGTGAAAAAAGAAATAAAAAAGCTAATTTTTATTTTTGTTTTACTGTTAACAGTGATGGTAAGTGGATGTATTAATGGTCCAGTGTATGTAATTAATAATGAGATATCTTCTATTGAAAATGCTATAAATGGAGGTAACTCTTATTATAATGAATCTGTTGACCTTATGAATAATAATAACTATTCAAATGCACTTAGTAAAGCCAAATTAGCCACTGTTGAATATGATAATGCTTTAAAGAGTTTGCTTGAGATTAAAAGTAATTATAGTGAAACTATAGAAGAGGTGCAGGTGGATTATATTGATTTGCTGTATAGTGAAGTTTCCCTAAAAAGTGATGCTAATAATAATCTAATTACTGCTATTGATTATTATAATAATGGTGATGATGAATTAGGTAATGAATATGCATCTAAAGCAAATGATTTAATGAGTCAAGCTGTAGATTTAAAAAATTCAAGAGATAATTTAGTGAATAATAATCCTGATTACTTTAATTTAATTTAAAAGCTATTTAAGAGGTTTTAAACTTGATGATTGATTGCCCGAAATGTAAAGGTAAATGTTCTGTCATTGTTGATTATAAAGAATGTGAAAACTGTGGTGGAACTGGTTATGTTGATTCTTTTGATGTGGGAAGTCATTTTAAAGGAGTAAATAGTAATGCACGTGCAAAATTTGATTTAAGTGCAGATCAAGACATCCCATGTGAAATTTGTAATGGAAAAGGCCAAATTAAAGTTTTTGAAGACTGTGATTATTGTAATGGAAAAGGTCGTGTAAATGTTTGTAGAAGATGTGGAAAAAGAATTAACACTAAATATGACCACTGTAAAGACTGCTATGATAAGATTAAGGAGGAAAAAATGAATAAAGAAAATGAAGTACAAAGGCGCCTTAATGAAGAAAAAGAAGTTTATGTATTGGATCCTTTATGTGAAATGAGTGACATGGATAAAGATTGTTTATATAAAGGAAAAATCACTCGTGTAGAAAAATATGGTGCTTTTGTAACCTTAAATAATAATGTATGGGGTCTTATGAGGTGTAATACTTCAAATTATAATGTTGGAGATGAAGTAATTACAAGAATCACATCAATTAAATCAAGGGAAAGAAAAATTGACATGGCTCCAGCTAAAGTTAATAATTATAAGATTAAAAAATTAACTAAATCTATTAACAGGACTCTTATTGAAGAGCTTGAAAATAAAATGGGTAAATTAGTTCGTATTGATGGTGAAGTTTTACAGGTTCAACAGACTTCTGGTCCAACAATTTTCACAATAACTGATGAAACAGGTGTTACTGCAGTAGCTGCTTTTGATGAAGCAGGAGTAAGGGCATATCCTGATGTTGATGTTGGAGATGTTATAGAAGTTATTGGTGATGTAAATCAGCATGACGGTAAAACTCAAATTGAAAATCAGTCTTTAACTAAATTGGAAGGACATGAAGAAGAAAAACTCAAAATATTAATTGATGAAGCTTTAAATAAAAGAGCTGAACCTGAAGATGTTGATTTCTTAGTTAAAAGTGATGTATTAAACAGACTTAAACCTAAGATGAGAGAAGCTGCTCAAAAAATAAGAAGAGCTATTTTAGATGGTAGATCTATTCTTGTTAGACATCATGCAGATGCTGATGGTATCTGTGCAGGAGTAGCTATGGAAAAAGCTTTAATTCCATTAATTGAAGAAGTAAATCCAAATAATGATGCTCAATACTACTATTTCAAAAGATCTCCAAGTAAAGCACCTTTCTATGAACTGGAAGATGTTGTTAAGGACTTATCTTTTGCTTTAGAAGATCAGGAAAGACATGGTCAGAAATTACCATTAATTGTTCTTTTAGATAATGGTTCAACAGAAGAGGATATAACTGCTTTAATGCAGGCAAAAATCTATGATATTGAAATCGTTGTAATTGACCATCACTTCCCAGGAGAACTAATCACTAAAGAGGAAAAAGATGGAGAAATCATTGGAGGAACTGTTGAAGTAGATGAATATGTAGATACTCATGTTAACCCTTATTTAGTTGGAGGAGACTCTCAGTTAACTGCTGGTGCATTAGCTACTGAAGTTGCTCATATAATCAACCCTGATGTTAAAGATTTAATCATACATCTTCCAGCAATAGCTGCATTAGGTGACCATGCAGAATCTGGTGAAGTATATCAATATATTGAACTAGCTGAGAAGAAAGGCTTTAATAAAGAAGGGTTAGCTATTATAGCTGAATGTGTTGACTTTGAAGCATATTTCCTTAGATTTATGAATGGTAGAGGAATAATGGATACTATTTTAGCGGTTGATAATATTGACAAGCATGAAAAAATGGTAAATGCACTTTATAAGGAATATCAAAAAAGAGTAAACACTCAACTTAAAGCAGCACTTCCTAATATTGAGAAGATGCAGTTTGATAATGGAATTTACTTTAATATTATGGATGTTGAAAAGTACGCTCATAAATTTACATTCCCTGCTCCAGGTAAAACATGTGGATTTGTCCATGATAAAATTGTAAAAGAAATTGGTGAGGATAAACCTATTGTAACTCTTGGACATGGTCCTGATTTTGGTGTAATCAGAGCTACTGATGCTGTTAATGAACAGTTTGGATTTAGTGTAAATACTATTGTAGATAATTTGGCTGAAAGAATTCCTTCTGCAGGTATTGATGGTGGAGGCCATGAATGTGCAGGATCTATAAAGTATGTTGAAGGACTTGGTGAGGAAGTACTATCTGAATTTACTAATGAAGTTAAATCAATGAATAAACTTTAACTTCTTTTTTAATTAATTAAAAAAGGTTATTCTATGAAAATCTGTTCTAGATGTGGAAGTGAAAATGAAGATTATGTTAAATTCTGTGTACAGTGTGGAAAATCCTTTGATAACACAGATAATCATTTTGAAGTAGTGGAAGAACCTTCATTAATTAAAAAGATATTTTATAAATTTGATGAGGAAAAACATAAGTATAGAATTGCTAAAATTAAATCATTTTTAGTTGTTGAAGCAGTAGCTATTTTCATATGGGCATTTAATGACTTATGGTTTTATATTGATTCATCAAAAGGAGATATATTTGTAAGTTTAATTGCTGCTCTATGTATAGTAGTTATATTTATCATACCTTCTGCAGTTGGACTTTTTATAATAAAGAAAATTTATCAATTTTTACAGTCTCATAGTTGATTTTAATGGTTTTAAGAAATTATTGTGTGGAATGTGGTTCAAGGATTCATCTAGGTGAAGATACCTGCAGTAGCTGTGGTGCTGAAACAGGTTTGAAAAAATATGATAATCCAGCTATTTTCACACCTCCTCTCTATGATGTTGGATTTTTTAATTTTGATATTGATTTTTCACCATTTATTAAAAGACCTGGTGTTAAGTTTAACTATAAACTTTGTTCATGTGGTTTTTTAAATGAAATTTCAAATAAGCATTGTTTTAACTGTGGAGAAAACCTTAAAAAAAGTAAATTTGACAAATTAAGAATTAAAAGAAAGGTTAAAAAGAAAATAAAAACAATTCGCTGTGAATGTGGTGCTTTAAATGATAATGGAAGTTATTACTGTTATAACTGTGGAAGAAGTTTAAGCAGTGGCAGTCCATATTCAAATAGTGTAATTAAATGTAAATGTGGAGCTATTAATTCAAGTGAAAATTTATACTGTGAAATTTGTGGAATGAGACTTTCTGATGATGAAAGAATTGTTGAAGAAGATTTAAAAAGTAATTTTAACTTGAAGTATAATGATTCAGTATTCTGTTTTTGTGGTGAAGAAAATAGGATTGGGGATGCTTATTGTAATAGTTGTGGAGCCCCTCTTTTAAATATAGGTACTTCTTCAAATAATATACAGATACTTTGTGATTGCTCTACATTAAACAGCATTAATGATATGTTCTGTATTAATTGTGGGAAAGAATTAAATAAAGAGCAGCAATCTTTAATCTGTATTTGCGGTACTAAAAATCCTTTAAATGTAAAAGTTTGTCAGAAATGTGGCAGACCATTAAATCCTCATAGAATTATTAAATCAAAAATCGTCTGTACCTGTGGTGCTATTTTAGACTATAATAGTGATTACTGTTTAAATTGTGGAAAATCTATTAAGTTTAATAGAAATATGGGTAAAGTTTCAAATTTTATTAAAGATATTTTTAAATGATTAATATGAAAATCTGTGATATTTGCGGTACATATAACTCTAAAGAGAATAAATATTGTTTTCATTGCGGTAACAAATTATTAAAGGATAATATTTGTCCTCTTTGCGCTACATTAAATGAGGATGAGGCAACTATCTGTAGTAACTGCGGTTCTCCGTTAAGTACATTCACTATTGAGAGTTTTGATATATTATTCTCAGATTATTATAGGGAACAATTAGCTAACTTCGATTTATCAGTTATGGAATATTACTCTATTCTAAACAATATCTTTAATAAACAGGCATTTACACCTATTGTGGGCACTACAGCCAAAGATAAAGTCTTAGATATTGCCAGTAAATTTGCAAAGTGCAAGACTAAGTCTAGAGGTGTTGAATTTGGAGCTAATATGGGCACTACCCTGGAATATGATGATAGGTTAGATGATTCTGTTCAAATAGCTACTATAATTCATGAATTAGCTCACTGTCTATTGTTTAAAATTATCTTAAATGTTTTATGTGAAGCATTTGATGTAAAAACTTCTAAAACCTTGGAAAGTTTTGTCTGGTTCTTCTTAACATTTGGAGAACTTGAAATAATGTTTGAATATTGTGCCCATACTGTAGAAGGCAGATTTATTCCTTATGGATATCAGAATTACGGATCTTTCAATAATCTAGTTAGGCAGTCTGATATTAGTGAAGACAATTTAGAACTAGCTATTATTTTAGGAAATAGTTTTGCAAATGAGATTATTGTTTATCTTGAAAAATATATTGATGATGATTTAAGAAATCTCATTAAAATTCAGTATAAAAAAGATTCAACAGTTCCCAAATTTGATTCGATAGAATTAGAAACAAATCAATGCTTAGATTTAGATTTAAAAAATAAGCAATTGATTCAATTATTAAATGTTATTTTTGATGAAGCCACCTTAAGTAGAAATCGGGATGAGTTAATGTTTATTAAGGAGGGGCTAGAAAACTTTTAGTTTATTCTTTGTCTTCCCCATCATTATCCTTAATATTGTCTAGTACTTCTTTTCCAGTGCTAGTTAAACGGTATAATCTACCTTTTCTAGCTTCTTCGTTGATGCACTCAACAATTTCTTTTCCTTTAAGCTCACTTAAAACTTTGGAGATATGATTAGTTCTTATACCACTATCTTTTGCAATTTTGGTAGGTATTTTTACATTTTCTCCTATTGATTTCACAGTTTTTTCCCTATATTTGGAAATTTTCACATATGAAACAAGTTTTAGAAGCTCATCTCCTTCATTAACCATGATTATAATTCTCTTTCTTTTAATATAAAACTGTTTTCAATATTATTGTTTCATGTTAAACACAATTTATTTAATAAAAAATATAATTATGTTAATTTTTTACAATAATATTTTATTGTTTTTTTAATTATTTTCAAAGAATATTAATATTTTTTAATATAAATATTTTTCTTCTTGCTTCTTTTTTTATAGTATCTTTTTTATTGTTATGTATGTTATATATTTTTATTAGTTAACTTAAAATATAATATTTTATAGATAATTTATTATATATGTCCTTTTTAAATATAAATATGTTGGTATAATGAAGTGTAATTATTGTGGTTATGAGATGAGTGAGTTCTCAAAATTTTGTTCTAATTGTGGCATGCCCATATTAGAAAATCAAAAAGAAGAACTTGAAGATGATGAAGATCTTCCAGAATCTATTAATTATATTTTATTTGGTTTAATTATTGTAATTATAATGTTATCAGCTATTATTAGCTATTTTATTATATATAATTAAATTTACACTTTATTTTTCAATTGAATTTTTATTATATTAAATTGGGAGGTATTTAATGTTTTGTCCTAAGTGTGGTAAAGCAATTAAAGATGATGCGAAGTTTTGTAAGTACTGTGGTACGCAAGTTAGTAAAAATAATCAATCAGTTAATGTTAAATCAGATACTTCCTCTGACTCTAAAAATAACAGTAATACTAAAATTTTAGCAGTTGCTATTGTTGTTGCAGCTATTGTTCTTGTTGCATTAGTTTTCACTGCTTTAAGTCTCACTTCAGATAATGGTGGGGATGATGCAAAAGCTGTTGAAGCTAATAAAGAATCGTCTGTTGCTGTGACTTCTTCCAGTTCTCAGAGTTCATCTGCAAGTGCTGAAAAGTCATGGGTTTCTGTTGGTTCATTTTCAGGCTCAGGATCAGGTTCTCAGACAATAAGTGTTCCATCAGGTGAGATAAGAATTGACATAAGTGCATTTCCAATTAAAAACTATGCTACTAATCATTTGTATTTAACAGGGTCTAATGGTGAATCTGCTGGTGTTGATTGGGGTTCAACAAGTGCTGTTGCATCAAAATCTGATTCCCTGTCTTTCACATCTTCATCAACCACTACATTTACAATTGATTATTTTGAAACTGAAAGTTGGAGTGTTGAGGTTTATAAATATCAATGAGGTTAAAAGATAATGTTTTGTCCAAAATGTGGAAAGAAAATCCCGGATGATGCAAAATTTTGTAAATTTTGTGGTAATGAAATAAAGAAAAATAAGGGGCATGGTAGAAGTCGTATTGTAAAAAAAGATAATGATAAAAAAGATGAAAAGACATCCCCTGTTTTAATTGGTGCAGTTGTTGTTGCAGCTATTGTTTTAGTAGTTTTAGTTGTACTAGCTATGGGTGTTTTAAATAGTGATGATAGTTCAAATGGCAGTTCAAATAGTAATGTATTTGGAATTAGCCAATCAAGTAGTGGACAAGTAGCTGAAGATACAGTTCAATCTGTTTCACTTTCTGCATTTCCAGTTTCAGAAGCTCCAAATTTAGCACAAGCTTTGTCTGAACAAGGTTATCCAAGTTCAATTAACTTTAAATCTGTTACTTTGGATACTTCTCAATGTTTGTACATTTTAACAAAATCTATTGTTGAGATAAATTCAGGTAATACTGGAGGAACAATTAGTGTTGGAAATCCTGCTTATGCACCGTCTCCAAGTGGAGCAGATATTACCCAAACAATTTCTATTCATGAATATGTAGACATTTGTGGTCGTTTTTCATCATGGATTGAATCAAATGGTCAGGTTCCAAATTATGTTGGTATTTATACTGGTGGAGTTCCTGATATTTCACCATTAAATATGCTACGTATAGCTTCTGATATTTTAATAGATTATAAAAATACTGGTCAGCTACCTGAAACTGCAGTTGTTTAGATTCTTATGAAAAATAATAAAATTTTGTTAATAATTTTAGTTGTGATTATAGCTTTGATTGCAGTTTTTGCAGCAGCTATGCTCACAAACAATTCCCAGTCTGTTGCATCTGTACAACAGCAGAATAGTAATATTAACACTAATCTGCCGGACAATGTTTTAGGTGAAGAAAGTTATGGTTCTGTTAAAATTTCAGGACCTTTTGGTAATCCAAATTCCAATATTAAAATAGGTTATGTTGTTGGTCTTCATCCTTTGGAAAATCAGGCTCACAGTGCATTTTTAAATGAGTTTTACGATGAAAGTGATGATTTAGATTATGCATATTACTTATATGAGATAAATGTCACCCAAAATAGAGATGATTATGATAGCGGAAGAATGAATGGCCAGTTACTTGCTCAAAACTATATTGTGCCTGATGCAATTGATAAAAATCTTTCATTAGTTGTAGATGTTCATTCAAATCAAGGTAATTGGGATGAAAATCAATTTATTTTCTCTCCAAATCAAATGGATATCTCTAAAGATTATGCTAATCAGGTTGTAAGGGATATTGGATTTTCTACATACTATATTCCTCCAAACCCTACAAGTACTGATTATTTAACATTACCTTTAATTGAAGGTGGTGTTCCGGCATTTATCTATGAAGAATTTGACCGAAATTCTTTTGAATTGATGGAAGATCATATGGATGAATTAATTGAAGCTGTAGATTCTCTACGCTTCTAAACTTTTTTTTTTTAAAAATCATAAATTTAATAGATAATAAAATATATATTTCTAATTAATGTTTTTTGATTTGAATATTAAGGGAAATACTTTTGAAAATAATCTTGAATTAGCTATTGAAGCTAAAAAATATGGTTGGAATCATATTAATTTTTCATATAATCAGGATAACTTTAAAAACTCTTTAGAATTTAGGGATGATTTAAAAGAAGAGTTAACTGATGTTATTTCTATAGATTACACTTTGGAAATTAAACCTAAGAATGTTAATGAAATTAGAAAAATTTCAAAAAAATTTAGGGATAAAGTAAACTGTATTTCTGTTGTTGGTGGAGATTTAAAAATCAATAGGGCAGTTTGTGAGAATATTCAGCTTGATGTACTCTCAAGGCCTTATCTTAAGAGAAAAGATTCTGGTTTAAATCAAGTATTGGCAAAAGAAGCTTTTAGGAATAATGTAGCTGTCGAGCTTGTTTTTAAAGATATCTTAAATAGCTATCTCTCACATAGGGCTAAAATCATTTCTAATTTTAAAGATATCTACATTTTACATAGGAAATTTAATTTCCCATTAATATTATCCTCCAGGGCTAAGGATATTTTTGATATTCGCTCTGTTAATGATTTTAAAGCTTTTTTCATAGCTACTGGTCTTAGTGAAGATGAAGTTTTAAAAGCTATGGCTTATCCCAAAGAAATTCTTGATTATAATAGGGATAGGAAAAATTTACTGTTTAAAGGTGTGAGGGTGGTTAATAATGAAGCTTAAAGTATTGCCTCCTACTCTCAGAAAAAATAATCGCTATTTAACTGTTGATATTAAGGTTAAAGGTGATTTAAATAAGGATGAATTTGTTGGATTGATATGGGATGGATGTATCCGTTTTTGGGGTGAGTTAACAACATCTAATTTTAATTTATGGGTTATGCGCTTTTATGAAATTGAAAAAAATGAGGAGTATAACTATTATAAGGCAGTTATCAGATGTCAAAGAGGTTTTGAAGATAATGTAAGGGCTGCTTTATGTTGTGTTTCTAAATATAATTCTAAAAAAGTAGCTATTAATGTAATTGGTTTGTCTGGAACTATAAAAGCGTCGGTAAATAAATTTGTTTAGGATTTTTCTTATAAAAATATTTTAGTTACTAATGGTTATTTTAAAATAGAAAACTTTATTAATATATAATAATATATAATTTACTGAAT is part of the Methanobrevibacter woesei genome and encodes:
- a CDS encoding DHH family phosphoesterase, whose translation is MIDCPKCKGKCSVIVDYKECENCGGTGYVDSFDVGSHFKGVNSNARAKFDLSADQDIPCEICNGKGQIKVFEDCDYCNGKGRVNVCRRCGKRINTKYDHCKDCYDKIKEEKMNKENEVQRRLNEEKEVYVLDPLCEMSDMDKDCLYKGKITRVEKYGAFVTLNNNVWGLMRCNTSNYNVGDEVITRITSIKSRERKIDMAPAKVNNYKIKKLTKSINRTLIEELENKMGKLVRIDGEVLQVQQTSGPTIFTITDETGVTAVAAFDEAGVRAYPDVDVGDVIEVIGDVNQHDGKTQIENQSLTKLEGHEEEKLKILIDEALNKRAEPEDVDFLVKSDVLNRLKPKMREAAQKIRRAILDGRSILVRHHADADGICAGVAMEKALIPLIEEVNPNNDAQYYYFKRSPSKAPFYELEDVVKDLSFALEDQERHGQKLPLIVLLDNGSTEEDITALMQAKIYDIEIVVIDHHFPGELITKEEKDGEIIGGTVEVDEYVDTHVNPYLVGGDSQLTAGALATEVAHIINPDVKDLIIHLPAIAALGDHAESGEVYQYIELAEKKGFNKEGLAIIAECVDFEAYFLRFMNGRGIMDTILAVDNIDKHEKMVNALYKEYQKRVNTQLKAALPNIEKMQFDNGIYFNIMDVEKYAHKFTFPAPGKTCGFVHDKIVKEIGEDKPIVTLGHGPDFGVIRATDAVNEQFGFSVNTIVDNLAERIPSAGIDGGGHECAGSIKYVEGLGEEVLSEFTNEVKSMNKL
- a CDS encoding zinc-ribbon domain-containing protein, producing the protein MKICSRCGSENEDYVKFCVQCGKSFDNTDNHFEVVEEPSLIKKIFYKFDEEKHKYRIAKIKSFLVVEAVAIFIWAFNDLWFYIDSSKGDIFVSLIAALCIVVIFIIPSAVGLFIIKKIYQFLQSHS
- a CDS encoding zinc ribbon domain-containing protein, with translation MKICDICGTYNSKENKYCFHCGNKLLKDNICPLCATLNEDEATICSNCGSPLSTFTIESFDILFSDYYREQLANFDLSVMEYYSILNNIFNKQAFTPIVGTTAKDKVLDIASKFAKCKTKSRGVEFGANMGTTLEYDDRLDDSVQIATIIHELAHCLLFKIILNVLCEAFDVKTSKTLESFVWFFLTFGELEIMFEYCAHTVEGRFIPYGYQNYGSFNNLVRQSDISEDNLELAIILGNSFANEIIVYLEKYIDDDLRNLIKIQYKKDSTVPKFDSIELETNQCLDLDLKNKQLIQLLNVIFDEATLSRNRDELMFIKEGLENF
- a CDS encoding transcriptional regulator, with product MVNEGDELLKLVSYVKISKYREKTVKSIGENVKIPTKIAKDSGIRTNHISKVLSELKGKEIVECINEEARKGRLYRLTSTGKEVLDNIKDNDGEDKE
- a CDS encoding zinc ribbon domain-containing protein, with translation MKCNYCGYEMSEFSKFCSNCGMPILENQKEELEDDEDLPESINYILFGLIIVIIMLSAIISYFIIYN
- a CDS encoding zinc ribbon domain-containing protein yields the protein MFCPKCGKAIKDDAKFCKYCGTQVSKNNQSVNVKSDTSSDSKNNSNTKILAVAIVVAAIVLVALVFTALSLTSDNGGDDAKAVEANKESSVAVTSSSSQSSSASAEKSWVSVGSFSGSGSGSQTISVPSGEIRIDISAFPIKNYATNHLYLTGSNGESAGVDWGSTSAVASKSDSLSFTSSSTTTFTIDYFETESWSVEVYKYQ
- a CDS encoding zinc-ribbon domain-containing protein: MFCPKCGKKIPDDAKFCKFCGNEIKKNKGHGRSRIVKKDNDKKDEKTSPVLIGAVVVAAIVLVVLVVLAMGVLNSDDSSNGSSNSNVFGISQSSSGQVAEDTVQSVSLSAFPVSEAPNLAQALSEQGYPSSINFKSVTLDTSQCLYILTKSIVEINSGNTGGTISVGNPAYAPSPSGADITQTISIHEYVDICGRFSSWIESNGQVPNYVGIYTGGVPDISPLNMLRIASDILIDYKNTGQLPETAVV